Genomic DNA from Microbacterium sp. NC79:
CTTCCGAGATTTGGCGTTGCAGGGTGCCGACGTCGCTCTGGTTGAGCGCGCCGACTACGCGTCGGGTGCATCGAGTGCGTCGAGCCACATGATTCACGGCGGTGTGCGATACCTCGAAAACGGCGAGTTTCGACTTGTCAAAGAGTCCGTCGTCGAGCGCAACGGTCTGCTCAAGATCGCAGCACACGTCGTCAAACCGCTGCCGACGGTCATCCCGATTTTCTCCACCTTCTCCGGGCTGCTTTCTGCACCGTTTCGCCTACTCACCCACAAAGCAGGCAGACCGAAGGAACGCGGTGCGTTTCTCATCAAGGTTGGTCTCATCATTTACGACTTCTTCTCGCGTGATGGCGGGTCGGTGCCGCGGCATAAGTTTCACGGCCGGAAGAAGTCGCTGGCTGCGCGCCCCGATTTTCCGAACAACATCAAGTACACGGCGACGTACTATGACGCCTCCGTGCACGACCCTGAGCGTCTCGTCATCGACACGCTGCAAGACGGCATCGAGCACGGCGGCCGCGCCAGCAATTACCTCGCCGCTGTCGGATTCGCCGACGATGCCGTGACGGTGCGAGACGAAATCACCGGCGATGAGTTTGCCATCACTGCGAAGACCGTGATCAACGTTTCGGGCTCATGGACCGACCTCACGAACGAAGCCCTCGGCACCGCCACCACCTACATGGGTGGCACCAAGGGCTCGCACATCATCCTCGACAATGCCGAGCTGCTCGAAGCCACAGGCAAGAGCGAGATCTTCTTCGAAAATAGCGACGGCCGCATCGTGCTGATCTACCCGTTCCGCGATCGCGTGATGGTCGGCACGACCGACCTCAACGCCGACCCGCGTGAGGTGACGCGCTGCACCGAAGCCGAGGTCGACTATTTCTTCGGTCTTGTCGCGAAGGTGTTTCCGACGATCGCCGTTGACCGCTCACAAATCGTGTACCGATTTAGCGGTATTCGTCCGCTACCCCGCCACGGGGATCTGGAACCCGGCTTCGTCTCTCGCGACTACCGCATCGTCGAATCAGCCCTTGGTTCCGTGCCGCTGCTCAGCGTCGTGGGCGGAAAGTGGACGACGTTCCGCGCGCTGGCCGAGCACGTCTCACGCGATGCACTGGCTCTGCATGGGCAGGAGCGCACCGTGACGACTGCGCGCATGCCGATCGGTGGGGCGCGCGACTTCCCGCGTGATGACGCGGGGAAGGCGGCGTGGGCCGTGCGCCACAGCGCGGTTGTTGGTGAGGCGCGCGCAGACCGCTTGCTGCGCCGCTACGGAACCACGGCTGCCGCTTTTATTGCGACGGTGACGGAACCAGAAACCATGCTGGAGAGCACCGACAAGTACTCGCGCGAAGAGATTGCGTGGCTTTCTCGCACCTACCAGGTGGTGCGACTGGTTGATGTTATTCAGCGCCGCACGTCGATCGCCATGGCCGGGCGTGCTGTTGATAACGTGCTGGTCGAGGTTGCTGACGTTGTCGCCGAGGCGCTTGGCTGGGACGCGCAGGAGCGCGACGCACAGCTGGCGCATGCCCGCGGATACCTCGCCGATGTGCACGGTCTGACCGAACTCGTCTCGGTCGCGTAGCGCACAGCCATTTCTCACCCCGCTCGGGCAGGGTGGCCGTATGCGCGATGTTGCCTGGGATACCTATCCGAACGCCCGCGATTTGGGAGGTCTCCCAACGCTGCATTCACCGACAGGGCTCACCCAATTCGGACGAATTGTGCGGGGGCCGCGCCGCGAGTTGCTGACGGCGGAGGGCTGGAACAAAGCGCGCGCCTGGGGGCTGTCGAACGTCGTCGACATTCGCAATGCGGACGAGGTCGGTCGCCGCGATACCGATCCTGAGGTCGATGGTGCCGCGTGGGCTGGTGTGACGGTACGAAACCATCCCACAGAAGACCACGACAACCCAGACTTTGTCGCGTACTGCATGCCGGTGCTCGATTCTCCTGCGTATTGGGAACACAATGTGCGCATCCTCCCCGGCCTCGTCGCGTCGGCGCTACGGGCGGTGTTGGACGCGGGGCCAGGCGTTCTTGTGCACTGCGCTGCAGGCCGTGACCGTACC
This window encodes:
- a CDS encoding tyrosine-protein phosphatase, with protein sequence MRDVAWDTYPNARDLGGLPTLHSPTGLTQFGRIVRGPRRELLTAEGWNKARAWGLSNVVDIRNADEVGRRDTDPEVDGAAWAGVTVRNHPTEDHDNPDFVAYCMPVLDSPAYWEHNVRILPGLVASALRAVLDAGPGVLVHCAAGRDRTGLIATLLLANAGVPPEAVSADYAMSVRAMAGTAHHGGVAHDRQSTWTTAQTDAFLLQAAPIVERNARGIAATMADLGITADERQGLRDLLVAP
- a CDS encoding glycerol-3-phosphate dehydrogenase/oxidase, with the protein product MATTSRASVEALRARPTADFLVIGGGVNGVGIFRDLALQGADVALVERADYASGASSASSHMIHGGVRYLENGEFRLVKESVVERNGLLKIAAHVVKPLPTVIPIFSTFSGLLSAPFRLLTHKAGRPKERGAFLIKVGLIIYDFFSRDGGSVPRHKFHGRKKSLAARPDFPNNIKYTATYYDASVHDPERLVIDTLQDGIEHGGRASNYLAAVGFADDAVTVRDEITGDEFAITAKTVINVSGSWTDLTNEALGTATTYMGGTKGSHIILDNAELLEATGKSEIFFENSDGRIVLIYPFRDRVMVGTTDLNADPREVTRCTEAEVDYFFGLVAKVFPTIAVDRSQIVYRFSGIRPLPRHGDLEPGFVSRDYRIVESALGSVPLLSVVGGKWTTFRALAEHVSRDALALHGQERTVTTARMPIGGARDFPRDDAGKAAWAVRHSAVVGEARADRLLRRYGTTAAAFIATVTEPETMLESTDKYSREEIAWLSRTYQVVRLVDVIQRRTSIAMAGRAVDNVLVEVADVVAEALGWDAQERDAQLAHARGYLADVHGLTELVSVA